From the Phycisphaerae bacterium genome, one window contains:
- a CDS encoding TetR/AcrR family transcriptional regulator, which translates to MGTKERRERAKDATRQKILDAARELFAREGYEAVSVRRIADAIEYSPTAIYVYFKDKADLMKELCHTDYEAFTRQAQQFADVANPIQRICLLARSYIRFAIEHPNHFRLMFMTKPTPEMVQMDEEEMRQRGRGDPTRDGYAFLMECVQQAIAQGWVRDDLQHDPELVAQVLWAGGHGVASLQVTRAEKEPWFNWKGADALGEATLRAVLRGILRDESILEGNDSAAPARTEVIRDERNKT; encoded by the coding sequence ATGGGAACCAAAGAGCGTAGAGAACGAGCTAAGGATGCAACGCGGCAAAAGATACTTGATGCCGCCCGCGAGCTGTTTGCCCGCGAAGGGTACGAGGCTGTGTCCGTTCGTCGAATTGCGGATGCCATCGAATACTCTCCCACGGCCATCTATGTGTACTTCAAGGACAAGGCCGACTTGATGAAGGAACTCTGCCATACGGACTACGAGGCCTTCACCCGCCAGGCTCAACAGTTTGCGGATGTGGCGAATCCCATCCAACGCATCTGCTTGTTGGCGCGGTCTTACATCCGGTTTGCCATCGAGCATCCCAACCACTTTCGGCTGATGTTCATGACCAAACCAACGCCGGAAATGGTCCAGATGGACGAGGAAGAGATGAGACAGCGAGGGCGGGGCGACCCGACCCGCGACGGATACGCCTTCCTGATGGAATGCGTCCAGCAGGCCATCGCACAAGGCTGGGTCCGGGATGATCTGCAGCACGACCCGGAGCTGGTGGCCCAGGTTTTGTGGGCGGGCGGGCACGGCGTTGCATCGTTGCAGGTCACACGGGCCGAAAAGGAGCCGTGGTTCAATTGGAAAGGGGCGGACGCGTTGGGAGAGGCGACGTTGCGGGCGGTTTTACGGGGGATCCTCCGGGACGAATCGATACTGGAAGGAAACGACTCTGCGGCCCCCGCCCGGACGGAAGTGATTCGGGATGAAAGGAACAAGACATGA
- a CDS encoding efflux RND transporter periplasmic adaptor subunit, protein MSTAIGPRQQTASGGRRRARLITGCLLLAGVAAVGIVASMPAPQTQAPPPQRVPVNVKTWRVEPVAEIADSFEITAVVQPYATVRVAAEVPGRIERYGTRSTEVRWQGSVLPVGSQIGEGQPVTVGDPLVILNRDLLQARFDRASAQYEYDEQEYERMLSLYQRGNASSAEMRLARTRRDVSKADLDEAARSLARTTITAPISGILNDWPMDLGEYAVPGDTVAEIVDIEKVKVCADVPERDVGYLRVGQTAEVLRSPRDENPLVGTITYINALADQVTRTTRIEVTVQNRISDSAESASFQGEYRLRSGQIVDVRLTRRILHNVIMAPLASVIPLEEGKEVYVVVDGKAERRTVEMGFIRGRSVQISRGLEPGDLLIVEGHRLVSPGQPVNVVVAPDAGGSENDSHPSPVAENPRPSDPQRHTAQATATRPSLPAPANRPSVPDVENML, encoded by the coding sequence ATGAGCACCGCGATCGGACCGAGGCAACAGACCGCGAGCGGAGGTCGACGACGGGCGAGGCTGATCACCGGTTGCCTTCTGCTGGCCGGCGTCGCGGCGGTGGGCATCGTTGCGTCGATGCCCGCCCCCCAGACGCAGGCGCCTCCCCCGCAGCGCGTTCCGGTCAATGTGAAGACCTGGCGCGTTGAGCCCGTCGCGGAGATCGCGGACTCGTTCGAAATCACCGCTGTTGTGCAGCCTTATGCGACCGTTCGCGTCGCGGCGGAGGTGCCCGGGCGCATCGAAAGATACGGAACGCGCTCTACCGAGGTTCGTTGGCAGGGAAGCGTCCTTCCGGTGGGCAGCCAGATCGGCGAAGGCCAGCCGGTGACGGTCGGCGACCCACTTGTCATTCTCAACCGTGATCTACTCCAGGCCCGGTTCGACCGGGCCAGCGCCCAGTACGAGTACGATGAACAAGAGTACGAACGCATGCTTTCTCTGTACCAGCGGGGCAACGCATCGTCGGCGGAGATGAGACTGGCGCGCACCCGGCGTGACGTGAGCAAGGCCGACCTTGACGAGGCCGCCCGCTCGCTGGCTCGAACCACGATCACCGCCCCGATCAGCGGGATTCTGAATGACTGGCCGATGGACCTCGGCGAGTATGCCGTTCCGGGCGACACGGTGGCCGAAATCGTTGACATCGAGAAGGTCAAGGTCTGTGCCGACGTTCCTGAGCGCGACGTAGGCTACCTTCGCGTCGGTCAAACGGCCGAGGTGCTGCGTTCACCCCGGGATGAAAACCCGCTGGTCGGAACCATCACTTACATCAACGCCCTTGCCGATCAGGTCACGCGCACCACCCGGATCGAAGTGACCGTGCAGAACCGGATCTCCGATTCTGCCGAGTCCGCTTCCTTTCAAGGAGAATACCGCCTTCGCAGCGGCCAGATTGTGGACGTTCGACTGACTCGCCGCATCTTGCACAATGTGATCATGGCCCCACTCGCGAGCGTCATTCCGCTCGAGGAGGGCAAGGAGGTTTACGTTGTGGTTGACGGCAAGGCTGAGCGGCGCACCGTGGAGATGGGCTTCATTCGGGGTCGCAGCGTCCAGATCAGCCGCGGACTGGAACCCGGCGACCTGTTGATCGTCGAAGGTCATCGGCTGGTCAGCCCCGGCCAACCGGTGAACGTCGTGGTGGCGCCGGATGCGGGGGGCTCTGAGAACGATAGTCATCCGTCACCGGTCGCGGAGAACCCCCGTCCTTCCGATCCGCAGCGTCACACCGCGCAAGCAACCGCCACTCGGCCCAGCCTCCCGGCACCAGCGAACAGGCCGTCCGTACCCGACGTGGAGAATATGCTGTGA
- a CDS encoding efflux RND transporter permease subunit: MILSDVAIRNRTTVGVLTVLIAVFGIYAYISLPREAAPDVPIPFILVTTVYEGVSPQDIESTVTLKIEKELAGLKGVKEIRSSSAEGRSLITIEFMPNVKIDDAMQHVRDRLDRAKPELPRDAEEPTLTEINVAEFPILMVSISGDISPVALKLIADDLEEALEAVPGVLNCDVLGGLEREIRLEIDQNRLSAYGLTIAEILSLVPAENVNISAGSLETPGTKFNVRVPAEFVEPEEVDKLVIAVRNGKPIYLTDVAGVRDTFKDRVSYARLWTPVADEAGRMHLVGSETITVTVQKRVGENILFIAEAVKHVIAEFQRRVPANVRFDITLDQSKDIRLTIVDLENNLASGMILVVVVLMLAMGWRPSLIVAIEIPLSMLLSMVVLQLLGYTLNMVVLYSLVMAVGMVVDNAIVIVENIYRHYTLTGNRVQAALIATAEVAWPVITSTFTTIAAFAPMAFWPGIMGEFMKYLPITLIITLLSSLFVALVINPTLSSIFVKGRLKKGNQQSRFMRGYRRLLNVAVTHYLTTPSLAFLVLITLAMLYGKRAHGIELFPDADPRRAIISLRCPQGTNIRQTDSLTRLVEDRLQPFAAEFQRVITNVGSGGGDFLSGGMGSMGEHLATITLEFRDYAVRERPSAQAIAEIRDALSDIAGTEIKVSKEEEGPPTGAAVTVRVIGEDFKTLEDLSERARQLIADIPGLVNLRSDHEAARPELSFRVNRRRAMMLGVNTAIVGNYLKTAIFGTEVGKYRQFNDEYDITVRLPRDQRENVDDLFRLRLPNNQGASVPLSSLGEFSYTGGFGTISRVNQKRVITLTGDAEGRLGTEVLAEVQSRLAALAKDLPFGYEISYAGEKEEQDKAQAFLTKAFVIALLLIALILVAQFNTLTVPLIIMTTVILSLVGVFAGLLVHAMPFGIIMTGIGVISLAGIVVNNAIVLLDYTRQLRDRGMDLITASVEAGATRLRPVLLTAITTILGLIPMAAGVSYDFHTFSWSTRSESSEWWARMAVAVIYGLGFATLLTLVVVPCLYVLSVRCTEGLARLWRGRREAS, from the coding sequence GTGATCCTGTCAGATGTTGCGATCCGCAACCGTACCACCGTCGGCGTGCTGACCGTGCTCATCGCCGTGTTCGGCATTTATGCCTACATCAGTCTGCCGCGCGAGGCGGCCCCCGACGTTCCCATTCCGTTCATCCTGGTAACGACGGTTTACGAGGGCGTGTCCCCTCAGGACATCGAGTCCACGGTGACGCTGAAAATCGAGAAAGAGTTGGCGGGCCTCAAGGGCGTTAAGGAGATTCGTTCCTCCAGCGCGGAGGGCAGGTCGCTGATCACCATTGAGTTCATGCCCAATGTCAAAATCGACGACGCGATGCAACACGTCCGCGACCGGCTCGACCGCGCCAAGCCCGAGTTGCCGCGAGACGCCGAGGAGCCGACCCTCACCGAGATCAACGTTGCGGAGTTTCCCATCCTCATGGTGAGCATCTCGGGTGACATTTCGCCCGTGGCCCTCAAGCTGATCGCGGACGACCTGGAGGAGGCCTTGGAAGCCGTTCCCGGCGTACTTAACTGCGACGTGCTCGGCGGTCTTGAACGGGAAATCCGCCTGGAAATCGACCAGAATCGCCTCAGTGCCTACGGCCTGACGATCGCCGAGATCCTCAGTCTGGTGCCGGCGGAGAACGTCAACATCTCCGCCGGCAGCCTGGAGACGCCCGGCACCAAGTTCAACGTTCGCGTCCCCGCCGAGTTCGTCGAGCCGGAGGAGGTGGACAAGCTGGTCATCGCCGTGCGCAACGGTAAGCCGATTTACCTGACCGACGTGGCCGGCGTGCGCGACACGTTCAAGGACCGCGTGAGTTACGCGCGCCTGTGGACGCCCGTGGCCGACGAGGCGGGACGAATGCATCTGGTCGGGTCGGAAACCATCACGGTCACGGTGCAGAAACGGGTCGGCGAGAACATCTTGTTCATTGCCGAGGCCGTTAAGCATGTCATCGCCGAGTTTCAGCGACGCGTGCCGGCCAACGTGCGTTTCGACATCACCCTCGACCAGTCCAAAGACATACGCCTGACGATCGTCGACCTGGAGAACAATCTGGCCTCCGGCATGATACTCGTGGTGGTCGTGCTGATGCTGGCCATGGGCTGGCGGCCGAGCCTGATCGTGGCCATCGAAATCCCCCTGAGCATGCTCCTGAGCATGGTGGTCCTGCAACTGCTCGGGTACACGCTTAATATGGTCGTGCTGTACAGCCTGGTTATGGCCGTCGGGATGGTCGTTGACAATGCGATTGTGATCGTGGAGAACATCTACCGCCACTACACTCTGACGGGCAACCGCGTGCAGGCGGCTCTGATCGCCACCGCCGAGGTTGCCTGGCCGGTGATCACTTCCACGTTCACAACCATCGCCGCCTTTGCCCCCATGGCGTTCTGGCCCGGCATCATGGGCGAGTTCATGAAATACCTGCCCATCACCCTGATCATCACCTTGTTGTCTTCGCTGTTTGTGGCTCTGGTGATCAACCCGACGCTCAGCTCCATTTTCGTCAAGGGCCGGCTCAAGAAGGGAAACCAGCAAAGCCGCTTCATGCGCGGTTACCGACGGTTGCTGAACGTGGCCGTCACTCATTATCTGACCACGCCGTCGCTGGCTTTCCTGGTGCTGATCACCCTGGCGATGCTCTATGGCAAACGGGCCCACGGCATTGAGCTCTTCCCGGATGCTGACCCGCGCCGCGCGATCATCAGCCTGCGTTGCCCGCAGGGAACGAACATCAGGCAAACCGACAGCCTGACCCGGTTGGTCGAGGACCGCCTTCAGCCCTTTGCGGCCGAGTTTCAACGCGTGATCACCAATGTCGGTTCGGGCGGCGGCGATTTCCTGTCAGGAGGCATGGGCAGCATGGGCGAGCACCTGGCGACCATTACGCTGGAGTTCCGCGATTATGCAGTTCGCGAGCGCCCATCGGCCCAAGCCATTGCCGAAATCCGTGACGCCTTGTCGGACATCGCAGGTACCGAAATCAAGGTTTCCAAAGAGGAGGAGGGCCCTCCCACAGGCGCGGCCGTCACCGTCCGCGTCATAGGCGAGGATTTCAAGACCCTCGAAGATCTCAGCGAGCGGGCCAGACAGCTCATCGCTGACATTCCCGGGTTGGTTAATCTTCGAAGTGATCATGAAGCTGCGCGGCCGGAGCTGTCGTTTCGCGTCAACCGGCGCCGGGCCATGATGCTCGGCGTGAACACGGCGATCGTCGGGAACTATCTTAAGACCGCGATCTTCGGCACAGAGGTCGGCAAGTATCGGCAGTTCAACGACGAATACGATATCACCGTTCGGTTGCCCCGCGATCAAAGAGAAAACGTCGACGACCTGTTTCGCCTCCGGTTGCCCAACAACCAGGGAGCCTCCGTGCCGCTCAGCTCGTTGGGTGAATTCAGTTACACCGGCGGATTCGGCACGATCAGCCGGGTCAACCAGAAACGGGTGATCACTCTGACCGGCGACGCCGAAGGCCGGCTGGGTACCGAGGTTCTCGCCGAGGTCCAGAGCCGCCTTGCAGCTCTCGCCAAGGACTTGCCTTTCGGCTACGAGATCAGCTACGCCGGCGAGAAGGAGGAGCAGGACAAGGCCCAGGCGTTTCTGACCAAGGCATTCGTAATCGCGCTGTTGCTGATCGCCCTCATTCTCGTGGCCCAGTTCAACACGCTGACCGTTCCACTCATCATCATGACGACCGTCATTCTTTCATTGGTCGGCGTGTTCGCCGGTTTGCTCGTTCACGCCATGCCGTTCGGGATCATCATGACCGGCATCGGGGTGATCAGTCTGGCCGGCATCGTGGTCAACAACGCGATTGTACTTCTGGACTACACCCGCCAGTTGCGAGATCGGGGCATGGACCTGATCACCGCGTCGGTGGAGGCCGGCGCGACCCGACTTCGACCGGTCCTTCTTACTGCGATTACCACGATACTCGGCCTGATTCCGATGGCCGCCGGCGTCAGCTACGATTTTCACACCTTCTCGTGGAGCACCCGCAGCGAATCCAGCGAGTGGTGGGCCCGCATGGCCGTGGCGGTCATTTACGGGCTTGGCTTTGCCACCCTGCTTACCCTTGTCGTGGTGCCCTGTCTGTATGTGCTGTCTGTGCGATGCACTGAGGGGCTTGCCCGGCTCTGGCGGGGCCGGCGCGAAGCCTCTTGA
- a CDS encoding PKD domain-containing protein, giving the protein MRPHGLTAFAMLLWWLGSPVMAQPRPFLFGVGRYYSTWAGRDRSYDQAIWDHMVTIGVTISGTGLAWCDAEPVEGQYDWNIIDYTDFCVDEMLARGIEPTMFVGLAPEWARLYPDLPPHQSPPAEEYVQQFMDFHRFVADRYKGRVKYYFFWNEPNGCSWINPNCANSDSYPLYTRWLIRCSQAIKSEDPDAKIVAANLDYHSGVTHGYQYVQGMYNEGAGPYFDVISIHPYDPSGTIHWQALIDTRSVMVANGDAHKPIWISEYGWDTADFLSTANKLTQVLTELKKPEWSFVEQANYLVLNGVAELKNYGLMSANLVPRPGYYAFRDFDKSFPSFVDFAADVTSGVVPLAVQFTDRSYVPGASGWFWEFGDGQTSTLQNPQHTYTAVGTFTVRLTVTGTGAPLSVQKDNYISVNPGEVDFSAAPAVGEAPLTVQFTDLTTLAEVSDWFWEFGDGQTSTLQHPVHTYAVEGSFTVRLTVTTPGGQQSVEKRNWIRVGDFAKVAFLAEAAPLNAADSQIVDYLRSLGLLVNVYDDERTNRPAAAEIAAEHDLVMASSTVLSANVAGDFRHQSTPFIFWESSLARSDREAMGNGAYAASDQTQINVLDNTHPVTEGLPTGLVALVDAPEMFSYCTQETASGVQVLAESASDPSHKTIIVAEPGAALLDGGTAAGRRIMLHLYDTTWQQTNAMGRRVFTNAVAYCLGKPTAGFAASATSGVAPMEITFADQSAGAVTSWAWSFGDGSTSCLRHPSHVYRVSGAYTVSLTVTGPGGPSTLTRTDYVLISDPPAADLDGDRDVDQTDFGHLQACFSGPGANFTEGCGDADLDGDTDVDAEDFRRFRLCLSGPGVVADPACEQQ; this is encoded by the coding sequence ATGAGACCTCATGGACTGACCGCCTTCGCTATGCTGTTGTGGTGGCTTGGTTCGCCCGTGATGGCCCAGCCACGGCCTTTCCTGTTCGGCGTGGGTCGCTACTATTCGACTTGGGCAGGCAGAGACCGATCCTACGACCAGGCCATCTGGGATCACATGGTCACCATCGGGGTCACGATCAGCGGCACCGGTCTGGCTTGGTGCGACGCTGAACCCGTGGAAGGCCAGTACGATTGGAACATCATCGACTACACGGATTTTTGCGTCGATGAAATGCTGGCTCGCGGGATTGAACCGACCATGTTTGTGGGGCTGGCCCCGGAGTGGGCCAGGCTCTATCCGGATCTTCCCCCGCACCAGTCGCCGCCGGCCGAGGAGTATGTCCAGCAGTTCATGGACTTTCACCGCTTCGTGGCTGATCGGTACAAGGGCCGGGTGAAGTACTACTTCTTCTGGAACGAGCCCAACGGTTGCAGTTGGATCAACCCGAACTGTGCCAACTCCGATAGCTACCCGCTTTACACGCGGTGGCTGATCCGCTGCAGCCAGGCTATCAAGAGCGAAGATCCCGATGCGAAGATCGTCGCAGCCAACCTTGATTATCACTCCGGCGTCACCCACGGCTACCAGTACGTCCAGGGGATGTACAACGAGGGCGCGGGACCGTATTTCGACGTCATCTCGATCCATCCGTACGACCCGAGCGGCACGATCCACTGGCAGGCTCTCATCGACACTCGCAGCGTGATGGTGGCCAACGGCGATGCCCACAAGCCTATCTGGATCAGTGAGTATGGCTGGGACACGGCCGACTTCCTCTCGACCGCCAACAAGCTGACACAAGTGTTGACGGAACTGAAGAAGCCCGAGTGGTCGTTCGTGGAACAGGCGAACTATCTCGTACTTAACGGCGTTGCCGAGCTCAAGAATTACGGGCTGATGAGCGCCAATCTGGTTCCACGGCCCGGATACTATGCGTTCCGCGATTTCGATAAGTCCTTTCCCTCTTTCGTCGACTTCGCCGCAGATGTGACCTCGGGCGTGGTGCCGCTGGCCGTGCAGTTTACAGACCGATCTTACGTTCCTGGCGCCTCGGGCTGGTTCTGGGAATTCGGCGACGGGCAGACCAGCACACTCCAGAACCCTCAGCACACGTATACCGCCGTCGGCACCTTCACCGTGCGGCTGACGGTGACCGGTACCGGCGCACCGCTCAGCGTTCAGAAGGACAACTACATCAGCGTCAACCCCGGTGAGGTCGACTTCTCCGCCGCTCCGGCCGTCGGCGAGGCCCCGCTGACCGTCCAGTTCACCGATCTGACAACCTTAGCAGAGGTTTCTGACTGGTTCTGGGAGTTCGGCGACGGCCAAACCAGCACGCTGCAGCATCCCGTTCACACTTACGCGGTCGAGGGGTCCTTCACCGTCCGACTTACGGTCACCACGCCCGGCGGGCAACAGAGCGTCGAGAAACGGAACTGGATCCGCGTCGGGGACTTCGCCAAGGTCGCGTTCCTCGCAGAGGCCGCTCCCTTGAATGCCGCTGATTCGCAGATCGTCGACTATCTCCGTTCTCTCGGTTTGCTGGTGAACGTTTACGATGACGAGCGGACCAACCGCCCAGCCGCCGCGGAAATCGCGGCTGAGCACGACCTGGTAATGGCGTCGTCAACGGTTCTGTCCGCAAACGTGGCCGGTGACTTCCGACACCAGTCGACGCCATTCATCTTCTGGGAGTCCTCGCTCGCCCGCAGCGACCGTGAGGCCATGGGCAACGGGGCCTATGCCGCAAGCGATCAGACCCAGATCAACGTGCTTGACAACACGCATCCGGTGACCGAAGGACTGCCAACAGGCCTGGTCGCGCTTGTCGACGCGCCCGAGATGTTCAGTTACTGCACGCAGGAGACGGCCTCGGGGGTTCAGGTCCTGGCGGAATCGGCGTCGGATCCGAGCCACAAGACGATTATCGTGGCCGAACCAGGCGCTGCCCTGCTCGATGGCGGGACCGCCGCTGGCAGGAGGATCATGCTTCACCTGTACGACACCACCTGGCAGCAGACCAACGCCATGGGCCGGCGGGTCTTCACCAACGCCGTAGCATATTGCCTCGGCAAGCCAACGGCCGGGTTCGCGGCGTCGGCCACCTCCGGCGTCGCCCCAATGGAGATCACCTTCGCCGATCAGTCGGCCGGCGCGGTCACCTCGTGGGCGTGGAGCTTCGGCGACGGATCGACCAGCTGCCTGAGGCACCCATCGCACGTGTACCGGGTCTCGGGCGCTTACACGGTCAGCCTCACCGTGACAGGGCCCGGTGGCCCGAGCACCCTGACGCGTACCGATTACGTCTTGATCAGCGATCCCCCGGCAGCGGACTTGGACGGTGATCGGGATGTGGATCAGACCGACTTCGGTCACCTGCAGGCATGCTTCTCCGGTCCGGGGGCGAACTTCACGGAGGGGTGCGGCGACGCCGATTTGGACGGGGATACCGACGTGGATGCGGAGGACTTCCGACGATTTCGTCTGTGCTTGAGCGGTCCCGGCGTCGTAGCCGATCCGGCATGCGAACAGCAATAA
- the lysS gene encoding lysine--tRNA ligase: MSDLQQVEDRKAKRAKLREMGLDPYGWRYPGVQSVAEVLRVGESLNLGPGRHAEGSSAKVAGRVVLHRPCGKLIFMTLRDGSGDIQVAVSKSAVDEQAFTVANKLLNLGDIIGLEGTLGRTKTGEMTVWARSLTVLCKAVQPPPAKWHGLKDIDLRYRRRYVDLFANPAVRETFKKRSLIIDAIRRCLVDRGYFEVETPVLQPIYGGAAARPFITHHNALDMRLYLRISPELYLKRLLVGGMERVFEFSRVFRNEGVDSSHNPEFTLLELYQAYGDYNDMMDITEAMIAAAIERIGGGYKRTYGDLELDFTLPWPRRRYADLLEEHAGVKINDIDAVRRKASELGIEHKGMDDAIVINEVFEATVEPKLIQPTFVLDYPAPICPLTRRKPDDPNTALRFEAFVAGTELGNAYTELNDPDVQEENFRRSLAGERRDETMAVLDEDFILALQYGMPPAGGLGVGIDRLVMLLTNSTSIRDVILFPLQRPKAATGTEDEEEAYEGA; encoded by the coding sequence ATGAGCGACCTCCAACAGGTAGAAGATCGTAAAGCCAAGCGGGCCAAGCTGCGAGAAATGGGTTTGGACCCTTACGGGTGGCGGTACCCAGGCGTCCAGTCTGTCGCGGAGGTGTTGCGGGTCGGCGAGTCCCTCAATCTCGGTCCAGGCCGGCATGCCGAGGGCAGCTCGGCCAAGGTTGCCGGCCGAGTCGTACTTCACCGGCCGTGCGGCAAGCTCATCTTCATGACGCTTCGCGACGGCTCGGGAGACATCCAGGTGGCGGTCAGCAAGTCAGCGGTGGATGAACAAGCCTTCACCGTCGCGAACAAGCTGCTGAATCTCGGCGACATCATCGGTCTGGAAGGAACTCTGGGTAGAACCAAGACCGGCGAGATGACCGTCTGGGCCAGATCGCTCACGGTTTTGTGCAAGGCCGTCCAGCCCCCGCCCGCCAAGTGGCACGGCCTGAAGGACATTGACCTGCGGTACCGCCGCCGATACGTCGACCTGTTCGCCAATCCGGCTGTCCGGGAGACGTTCAAGAAGCGGAGCCTGATCATCGACGCGATTCGTCGCTGCCTGGTAGACCGCGGCTACTTCGAGGTCGAAACCCCTGTGCTTCAACCGATCTACGGCGGGGCGGCGGCCCGGCCGTTCATCACCCACCACAACGCCCTCGATATGCGACTCTACTTGCGCATCAGCCCGGAGCTTTACCTCAAGCGGCTGCTGGTCGGCGGGATGGAGCGGGTATTCGAGTTCTCTCGAGTCTTTCGCAATGAGGGCGTGGACAGCTCGCACAATCCCGAATTCACCCTGCTGGAACTTTACCAGGCGTATGGCGACTACAACGATATGATGGATATTACCGAGGCCATGATCGCGGCTGCGATCGAACGCATCGGCGGTGGGTATAAGCGTACATACGGAGACTTGGAACTCGACTTTACGTTGCCGTGGCCAAGACGAAGGTACGCCGACCTGCTCGAAGAGCACGCAGGTGTAAAGATCAACGATATCGACGCTGTCCGGCGGAAGGCGTCCGAACTGGGCATCGAGCACAAGGGCATGGACGACGCCATCGTCATCAACGAGGTCTTTGAGGCGACTGTTGAACCGAAGCTGATTCAGCCGACATTTGTGCTGGACTACCCGGCGCCGATCTGCCCTCTGACCCGACGTAAGCCTGATGACCCGAACACCGCCCTGCGTTTCGAGGCGTTCGTGGCTGGGACGGAGCTGGGCAACGCCTACACCGAGCTGAACGATCCGGACGTCCAGGAGGAGAATTTCCGCCGCAGCCTGGCCGGCGAACGCCGCGACGAGACCATGGCGGTGCTCGATGAGGACTTCATCCTGGCCCTGCAATACGGCATGCCGCCGGCAGGGGGGCTGGGCGTGGGGATCGACCGGCTGGTGATGCTGCTGACGAACTCGACGAGCATTCGTGACGTCATCCTGTTCCCGCTGCAGCGGCCCAAGGCGGCGACCGGTACCGAGGACGAGGAAGAGGCTTACGAAGGAGCTTGA
- a CDS encoding FtsX-like permease family protein yields the protein MYKFFLCLRYLRKRRIAFFAVAAVCLCVAMVLIVFSVMDGFLRMVRDRSRGMLGDLVVENQSSLQGFYFYQEFIDELKADPQIGPHIQEATPVIYTYGVVRYPDSQITKPAQVSGIRLDEYRKVNDFEKGLFYEKYYPGTTTLAPQRIPGCAPTAEGVYVLPPDIEAAWQKWWASATPQERAKAPIDKRWPYNRVGQYWPVPLEELAASDRPGPMWYGSELPGIILGTDMCATRDEKGNYERYHCRGEEVQVTLVPITESGQLRDATGPVRDIFRFADDCRTGVYDIDSMAAYVDFDRLQKLLNMNYREWTDEDTGQKVVNHARASQVQIKLKPGADVLAVRNAIRARWDAFSGPRLALVKNPNLMVGVRVLTWEEKQRTFIEAVEKEKYLVTILFGIISFVAVLLIGCVFYMIVQQKTRDIGIIKSVGATSLGVAGIFISYGAAVGVVGGAVGTVIGVLFVHYINEVQDLLKWISPKAEVWNPQVYIFERIPNEVNPWHAAFIYMVAIVVSMLGSLIAANKAARVWPVEALRYE from the coding sequence ATGTATAAGTTTTTCCTCTGCCTTCGATACCTTCGCAAGCGCCGAATCGCTTTCTTTGCGGTGGCGGCCGTCTGCCTGTGCGTGGCCATGGTGCTGATTGTTTTCAGCGTCATGGACGGCTTTCTGCGGATGGTCCGCGACCGCTCGCGAGGCATGCTCGGCGACCTGGTCGTCGAGAACCAGTCCTCGCTTCAGGGCTTCTACTTCTATCAGGAGTTCATCGACGAACTGAAAGCCGATCCGCAGATCGGCCCGCACATCCAGGAGGCCACGCCGGTCATATACACTTACGGCGTGGTACGGTACCCGGACTCACAGATTACCAAGCCGGCGCAGGTCAGCGGGATCCGGCTTGATGAGTATCGCAAGGTCAACGATTTTGAGAAGGGCCTTTTCTACGAAAAGTACTATCCAGGCACCACGACGCTGGCGCCGCAGCGGATTCCCGGTTGCGCCCCGACGGCCGAGGGCGTCTACGTGCTCCCGCCTGACATCGAGGCCGCCTGGCAGAAATGGTGGGCTTCAGCCACGCCGCAAGAGCGGGCCAAAGCTCCCATCGACAAGAGGTGGCCTTACAACCGCGTCGGCCAATACTGGCCGGTGCCCCTTGAGGAGCTGGCGGCATCCGACCGGCCCGGCCCCATGTGGTACGGCTCGGAGCTGCCGGGCATCATCCTCGGCACGGACATGTGCGCTACGCGCGATGAGAAGGGAAACTATGAGCGGTACCATTGTCGCGGCGAGGAGGTACAGGTCACACTCGTACCGATCACCGAGAGCGGCCAGCTCAGAGACGCCACGGGTCCGGTCAGAGACATCTTCCGCTTCGCGGATGACTGCCGTACGGGCGTTTATGATATCGATTCAATGGCCGCCTACGTTGATTTCGACCGCCTTCAAAAGCTGCTCAACATGAACTACCGCGAATGGACGGATGAAGACACCGGGCAGAAGGTCGTCAACCACGCGCGAGCGTCCCAGGTGCAGATCAAGCTCAAACCAGGCGCGGATGTATTGGCGGTCAGAAACGCCATTCGGGCCCGATGGGACGCGTTTTCCGGACCGCGGCTGGCTTTGGTGAAAAACCCGAACCTGATGGTCGGCGTCCGGGTGCTTACCTGGGAGGAGAAGCAGCGGACGTTCATTGAGGCTGTGGAGAAAGAGAAGTACCTGGTCACCATCCTGTTCGGCATCATCAGTTTCGTGGCGGTTTTGCTGATCGGCTGCGTCTTCTACATGATCGTGCAGCAGAAGACCCGCGATATCGGCATCATCAAGAGCGTCGGGGCCACGTCGCTCGGCGTCGCGGGCATTTTCATCTCATACGGGGCGGCCGTAGGCGTGGTCGGCGGCGCAGTAGGCACGGTCATCGGCGTCTTGTTCGTCCACTACATCAACGAGGTTCAGGATCTGCTCAAATGGATCAGTCCGAAGGCCGAGGTCTGGAACCCGCAGGTCTACATCTTCGAACGCATACCGAATGAGGTGAATCCCTGGCATGCCGCGTTTATCTACATGGTCGCCATTGTCGTCTCGATGCTTGGGTCGCTGATCGCCGCGAACAAGGCGGCGCGGGTCTGGCCGGTGGAGGCTTTGCGATATGAGTGA